The sequence AGCTGCACGGCGGCGCGGTGACGGCCGCCAGCGAGGGGCTGGGGAAGGGCGCCACGTTCACCGTCGTGCTGCCCAACTCGCGCGTGGGCAGGAAGCCGGGCTCCTCGCGTGAGCCACGCCCCGTGGAAGGGCTGACGCTGCCGCGCTTCCCGGAGCTGGAGGGCCAGCGCGTGCTGGTGGTGGACGGCCAGCCGGACGCGCGCGAGTGGATGTCCGTGCTGCTCACCCGCGTGGGCGCGCACGTGCTCACCGCCACCAACGTCACCGACGCCATGGACGAGGTGCGCCGCTCCCCGCCCACGGTGCTGGTGACGGACGTGACGCTGGCCGGCGAGGACGGCTATTCGCTGCTGTACCGGCTGCGCGCGCTGCCGTGGGATTCCGGAGGCGGCGTGCCCGCGCTCGCCGTCACCGCCGCCGCGCGCCGCGAGGACCGCGACCGGGCCCTGCGCGCGGGGTTCAGCGCCTTCGTCACCAAGCCGCTGGACGCGGTGGAGCTGCTCACGGCGGTGGCGCGTCTTGCGCCAGGTCCTCCGGCGAGCTCCTGAAGTCCTCACGCCACGGCTGGAGGAAGTCGCCCACCTCCCGGGACAGCCGCGCTCCGCACACGTCGCGCGGGATGATGTGGAAGCCCTCCGGATAGGCGACGAGCCGCACCGCCGGGGACGCCGTCATCCGCCGCGCGAGCCAGCGTCCGCCCTCGGGATCCACCACGTGGTCCTGCTCCGCGGTGGCCACCAGCACCGGGCAGCGCACGCGGGCCGCGTCCACCACCGCCAGGTCCTGGAGCGTGCACAGGTCGCGCAGCCGGGCCACCGGGAACGCGGGCAGCACCGGCGCCTGCGCCAGGGCCTCCGGGTCGGAGATGTCCGTGCCGCCCTTGTCCACCCAGGGCGTCGTCCACTCGAGCAGCGGCGTGCGGCACAGCTGGCGCACCAGCGCCATGCGCGCGCCCCGGAAGCGGATGGCGGGCGCCACCAGCGCCAGCGCGTGCACGGCCTCCGGTTGGTTCGCGGCCAGCCGCAGCGCCAGCAGCGCGCCCATGGACAGTCCGGCGACGAACACGCGGCGGTACCCGGAGAGCGAGGCCAGCGCCTGGTCCGCGCACGCCTGCCAGTCGCGGTAGTCCACGCGCAGCATCGCCTCCGGCGTGGTGCCGTGGCCCGGAAGCCGGGGCGCCACGACGCGCATCCCCCGGGCGGCCAGGGCCTCGCCCAGGGGGCGCACCTCCCATGGGCTGCCGGTGAAGCCATGCAGCAGCAGGCAGGCGTCCGGCCCCCGCCCCAGCGCGAAGGGCGCGGTGGACTCCCCGTCGATGTCCCGCCAGCGCGTGCTCACGGGGAGGACACTGGCCACGGCGGGCCCCAGGCGCTATGCCGCCTGCCTCATGGCGGACACTCCGACGAAGCCTCCCGAAGTGCAGCTCCAGGTGCAGATGACCGAAGAGGTCTCCAACGGTCAGTACAGCAACCTGGTCCTGGTGAACCACACGGACTCGGAGTTCGTCCTGGACTTCCTCTATGTCCAGCCGCAGCAGCCGCTGGCCCGCGTCCGCTCGCGCATCATCACCAGCCCGCGCCACGCGAAGCGCCTGCTGAAGGCGCTCCAGGAGAGCGTGCAGCGCTACGAGTCGCGCTACGGCCCCGTCCCGCTGGACGAGGAAGAAGGCCCCCGGCACTGACACGGCGGGTCATCCAGGACTTTCCCTGGCGGCCGTTCCCGGCGCACACTGCGCGGCATCGTGTTCCGAGCCCTCGTGTTCGCCGCTGCCCTGCTGTCCGCCGCCCACGCCTCCGCCCAGTGCAC comes from Corallococcus macrosporus and encodes:
- a CDS encoding alpha/beta fold hydrolase translates to MDGESTAPFALGRGPDACLLLHGFTGSPWEVRPLGEALAARGMRVVAPRLPGHGTTPEAMLRVDYRDWQACADQALASLSGYRRVFVAGLSMGALLALRLAANQPEAVHALALVAPAIRFRGARMALVRQLCRTPLLEWTTPWVDKGGTDISDPEALAQAPVLPAFPVARLRDLCTLQDLAVVDAARVRCPVLVATAEQDHVVDPEGGRWLARRMTASPAVRLVAYPEGFHIIPRDVCGARLSREVGDFLQPWREDFRSSPEDLAQDAPPP
- a CDS encoding DUF3467 domain-containing protein, which codes for MADTPTKPPEVQLQVQMTEEVSNGQYSNLVLVNHTDSEFVLDFLYVQPQQPLARVRSRIITSPRHAKRLLKALQESVQRYESRYGPVPLDEEEGPRH